In a genomic window of Vigna angularis cultivar LongXiaoDou No.4 chromosome 6, ASM1680809v1, whole genome shotgun sequence:
- the LOC108343254 gene encoding serine/arginine-rich splicing factor SR45a isoform X2, protein MSYSRRSRYSPSPSPLPYKRYGRSVSRSLSRSMSRSRSRSVSRDAENPGNNLYVTGLSPRITKRELEKHFAAEGKVIDVHLVVDPWTRESRGFGFVTMESVEEADRCVKYLNRSVLEGRVITVEKFLWQQVSCVKQLFIKLSNHN, encoded by the exons ATGTCGTACTCACGGAGGTCAAG ATATTCTCCTTCGCCTTCTCCTTTACCATATAAGCGATATGGTAGGTCTGTGTCCAGGTCCCTCTCAAGGTCCATGTCCAGAAGCCGTTCAAG GAGTGTATCAAGGGATGCAGAAAATCCAGGAAACAATCTGTATGTGACAGGATTGTCTCCTAGGATCACCAAGAGGGAACTGGAAAAGCATTTTGCTGCCGAGGGGAAA gtGATAGATGTACATTTGGTGGTTGATCCTTGGACAAGGGAATCCCGTGGGTTTGGTTTTGTGACAATGGAGAGTGTTGAGGAGGCCGATCGATGTGTAAAGTATTTGAATCGCTCTGTACTTGAAGGGCGTGTTATTACAGTTGAGAAG TTTCTGTGGCAGCAGGTTAGCTGTGTGAAGCAGCTCTTCATCAAACTCTCAAATCACAACTaa
- the LOC108343254 gene encoding serine/arginine-rich splicing factor SR45a isoform X3 — MSYSRRSRYSPSPSPLPYKRYGRSVSRSLSRSMSRSRSRSVSRDAENPGNNLYVTGLSPRITKRELEKHFAAEGKVIDVHLVVDPWTRESRGFGFVTMESVEEADRCVKYLNRSVLEGRVITVEKVSCVKQLFIKLSNHN, encoded by the exons ATGTCGTACTCACGGAGGTCAAG ATATTCTCCTTCGCCTTCTCCTTTACCATATAAGCGATATGGTAGGTCTGTGTCCAGGTCCCTCTCAAGGTCCATGTCCAGAAGCCGTTCAAG GAGTGTATCAAGGGATGCAGAAAATCCAGGAAACAATCTGTATGTGACAGGATTGTCTCCTAGGATCACCAAGAGGGAACTGGAAAAGCATTTTGCTGCCGAGGGGAAA gtGATAGATGTACATTTGGTGGTTGATCCTTGGACAAGGGAATCCCGTGGGTTTGGTTTTGTGACAATGGAGAGTGTTGAGGAGGCCGATCGATGTGTAAAGTATTTGAATCGCTCTGTACTTGAAGGGCGTGTTATTACAGTTGAGAAG GTTAGCTGTGTGAAGCAGCTCTTCATCAAACTCTCAAATCACAACTaa
- the LOC108343254 gene encoding serine/arginine-rich splicing factor SR45a isoform X1, whose amino-acid sequence MSYSRRSRYSPSPSPLPYKRYGRSVSRSLSRSMSRSRSRSVSRDAENPGNNLYVTGLSPRITKRELEKHFAAEGKVIDVHLVVDPWTRESRGFGFVTMESVEEADRCVKYLNRSVLEGRVITVEKARRRRGRTPTPGKYLGLRTVRGRRRSPSYSPRRSPSYSPYRRSYSRSPYSSDRSRSRSYSPDYGRRRSYSPYYSQRRRSYSPYYSRYRSYVRYDHYRHRSYSRSRSPYSRSPVSMRDRSYSPYDWPDGRSYRRNRYRSVSRSTSPNDRYYGRHRYRSVSHSASPKPRRRSRRSYSRSATPVSKRRDSPSVSPRPRRSPSRSSKRSAKYSKDRSRSSSVVASSRSVSRSNTPRSSSPST is encoded by the exons ATGTCGTACTCACGGAGGTCAAG ATATTCTCCTTCGCCTTCTCCTTTACCATATAAGCGATATGGTAGGTCTGTGTCCAGGTCCCTCTCAAGGTCCATGTCCAGAAGCCGTTCAAG GAGTGTATCAAGGGATGCAGAAAATCCAGGAAACAATCTGTATGTGACAGGATTGTCTCCTAGGATCACCAAGAGGGAACTGGAAAAGCATTTTGCTGCCGAGGGGAAA gtGATAGATGTACATTTGGTGGTTGATCCTTGGACAAGGGAATCCCGTGGGTTTGGTTTTGTGACAATGGAGAGTGTTGAGGAGGCCGATCGATGTGTAAAGTATTTGAATCGCTCTGTACTTGAAGGGCGTGTTATTACAGTTGAGAAG GCCAGAAGGCGACGTGGTCGAACCCCAACGCCAGGGAAGTATCTAGGGTTGAGAACTGTTCGTG GGAGACGCCGTTCTCCAAGTTACTCTCCTCGTCGTTCCCCTAGCTATTCTCCTTACAGAAGAAGCTACAGTCGGTCTCCCTATTCTTCAGACCGAAGTAGGAGTCGTTCTTACTCTCCTGACTATGGGCGGAGGCGATCCTATTCTCCATATTACTCACAAAGAAGGAGGTCTTACTCTCCATACTACAGCCGGTACAGGTCTTATGTGCGATATGATCATTATCGACACAGGTCATATTCTCGCTCTCGTTCTCCTTATAGCAGGTCTCCTGTCAGCATGCGTGACAGATCATACTCTCCCTATGACTGGCCGGATGGTCGCTCCTACAGAAGGAACCGTTACAGGTCTGTTTCACGAAGTACCTCACCCAATGATCGCTATTATGGAAGGCATCGTTACAGGTCTGTTTCTCACAGTGCCTCACCTAAGCCAAGGAGAAGGTCAAGGAGGAGCTACTCACGGAGTGCCACTCCCGTTTCGAAGAGGAGAGATTCTCCAAGTGTGTCTCCCAGGCCAAGGAGGAGTCCTTCAAGAAGCTCCAAGAGAAGTGCCAAATATTCGAAAGATCGGTCAAGGTCCTCCAGTGTGGTTGCAAGTTCAAGATCAGTATCCAGGTCTAATACTCCAAGATCTTCCTCTCCTTCAACTTGA
- the LOC108343084 gene encoding alpha-glucan phosphorylase, H isozyme, with protein MAAKVEANGGSGKVGVSVVSAKIPAVAHPLAEKPDEVASNISYHAQFSPHFSPFKFEPEQAYYATAESVRDRLIRQWNETYAHFHKVDPKQTYYLSMEFLQGRALTNAIGNLNIQDAYADALRKFGLELEEITEQEKDAALGNGGLGRLASCFLDSMATLNLPAWGYGLRYRYGLFKQRITREGQEEVAEDWLEKFSPWEVVRHDILYPIRFFGHVEVNPNGSRKWVGGEVVQALAYDVPIPGYQTKNTISLRLWEAKASAEDFNLFLFNDGQHDAASVLHSRAQQICAVLYPGDTTEGGKLLRLKQQFFLCSASLQDIISRFKERRQGPWNWSEFPTKVAVQLNDTHPTLVIPELMRLLMDNEELGWEEAWDVTSRTVAYTNHTVLPEALEKWSQPVMWKLLPRHMEIIQEIDKRFTAVISTTRLDLESELATMRILDDNPQKPVVRMANLCVVSSHAVNGVAQLHSDILKSELFANYVSIWPTKFQNKTNGITPRRWIQFCNPELSRIITKWLKTDKWVTNLDLLTGLRQFADNEDLQEEWLSAKMASKKRLARFVLQVTGESIDPDSLFDIQVKRIHEYKRQLLNILGVIYRYKKLKEMSPEERKKSTPRTVMIGGKAFATYTNAIRIVRLVNDVGAVVNSDPEVNSFLKVVFVPNYNVSVAEVLIPGSELSQHISTAGMEASGTSNMKFALNGCLIIGTLDGANVEIREEIGEENFFLFGATAEDVPRLRKERENGLFNPDPRFEEAKKFIRSGVFGSYDYSPLLESLEGNSGYGRGDYFLVGHDFPSYMDAQAKVDEVYRDRKKWLKMSILSTAGSGKFSSDRTIAQYAKEIWNIEECRVP; from the exons ATGGCTGCTAAAGTAGAGGCTAATGGTGGTAGTGGTAAGGTTGGTGTTTCTGTAGTTTCTGCCAAGATTCCAGCAGTGGCACATCCATTGGCTGAAAAGCCTGATGAGGTTGCATCCAATATTAGTTACCATGCTCAGTTCAGTCCTCATTTTTCCCCTTTCAAGTTTGAGCCGGAACAAGCTTACTACGCCACTGCTGAGAGTGTTCGTGATCGTCTCATTCGG CAATGGAATGAAACATACGCTCATTTTCACAAAGTTGATCCCAAGCAAACTTATTACTTATCGATGGAGTTCCTTCAAGGTCGAGCTTTAACCAATGCCATTGGAAATCTGAACATCCAAGATGCGTATGCTGATGCTTTGCGCAAATTTGGACTTGAACTTGAAGAAATAACAGAGCAG GAGAAGGATGCAGCACTAGGAAATGGTGGTCTTGGTAGGCTCGCTTCTTGCTTTCTGGATTCAATGGCAACACTTAATTTGCCTGCTTGGGGTTATGGTTTGAGATATAGATACGGGCTATTTAAACAGAGAATCACCAGGGAAGGTCAGGAGGAAGTTGCAGAGGACTGGCTTGAG AAGTTTAGCCCCTGGGAAGTTGTGAGGCATGACATTTTGTACCCCATCAGATTCTTTGGTCATGTCGAGGTTAACCCTAATGGAAG CCGAAAATGGGTTGGAGGAGAGGTTGTGCAAGCACTGGCTTATGATGTGCCAATTCCAGGTTACCAAACCAAGAACACCATCAGTCTTCGCCTGTGGGAGGCAAAAGCAAGTGCTGAggatttcaatttatttttatttaatgacgGGCAGCATGATGCTGCTTCAGTACTTCATTCACGAGCTCAACAG ATATGTGCAGTTTTGTACCCTGGGGATACCACAGAAGGTGGAAAACTTCTACGATTGAAGCAGCAGTTCTTTCTCTGCAGTGCATCACTCCAA GATATAATATCCCGATTTAAGGAGAGGAGACAAGGGCCTTGGAACTGGTCAGAATTCCCTACAAAGGTTGCTGTTCAGTTGAATGATACTCACCCAACACTTGTAATACCAGAGTTGATGCGATTACTAATGGATAACGAAGAACTTGGATGGGAGGAGGCATGGGATGTGACATCAAG GACTGTTGCTTACACCAATCATACTGTCCTCCCTGAAGCACTGGAGAAATGGTCTCAACCTGTGATGTGGAAACTTCTTCCACGCCATATGGAAATCATACAAGAAATAGACAAGAGA TTCACTGCAGTGATAAGTACAACCCGGTTGGATCTTGAGAGTGAGCTAGCCACCATGCGCATCTTAGACGATAATCCCCAAAAGCCAGTAGTTCGGATGGCAAATTTGTGTGTGGTTTCTTCTCATGCC GTGAATGGTGTTGCTCAGTTACACAGTGATATATTAAAGTCGGAATTATTTGCAAATTATGTTTCAATCTGGCCAACAAAGTTCCAAAATAAAACCAATGGGATTACCCCTCGGAGATGGATTCAATTTTGCAATCCTGAGCTCAGTAGGATAATCACCAAGTGGTTAAAAACTGATAAGTGGGTAACCAATCTTGACTTGTTAACAGGTCTTCGACAG TTTGCAGACAATGAAGATCTGCAAGAAGAATGGCTGTCTGCAAAGATGGCTAGTAAGAAGCGTTTAGCACGGTTTGTTTTGCAGGTGACAGGGGAGAGCATAGACCCGGATAGTTTGTTTGACATTCAAGTCAAGCGTATTCATGAATACAAGAGACAGCTACTTAACATACTTGGTGTGATTTATAGATACAAGAAGCTAAAG GAAATGAGCCCTGAAGAACGGAAGAAATCTACTCCGCGTACTGTAATGATTGGAGGAAAGGCATTTGCAACATACACAAATGCTATAAGGATTGTCAGGCTGGTGAATGATGTTGGCGCTGTTGTCAACAGTGATCCTGAGGTCAACAGCTTTTTGAAG GTTGTGTTTGTTCCGAATTACAATGTGTCTGTGGCAGAAGTGCTAATTCCAGGAAGTGAACTTTCACAGCATATAAGCACTGCAGGAATGGAAGCAAGTGGCACAAGCAACATGAAATTTGCTTTGAATGGGTGCCTTATAATAGGTACTTTAGATGGAGCTAATGTGGAAATCAGGGAGGAGATTGGTGAGGAGAATTTTTTCCTCTTTGGTGCCACAGCAGAAGATGTTCCTCGACTgaggaaagaaagagagaatggACTG TTCAATCCTGATCCTCGATTTGAAGAGGCAAAGAAGTTTATCAGGAGTGGAGTGTTTGGAAGCTATGACTACAGTCCATTGCTTGAATCTTTGGAAGGAAATTCTGGTTATGGTCGTGGTGATTACTTTCTTGTTGGTCATGACTTCCCAAGCTACATGGATGCTCAGGCAAAAGTCGATGAAGTGTATCG TGATAGGAAAAAATGGCTAAAAATGTCAATCTTAAGCACGGCTGGAAGTGGAAAGTTCAGCAGTGACAGAACAATTGCTCAATATGCCAAGGAAATTTGGAACATAGAAGAGTGCCGCGTGCCATAA